The following proteins are encoded in a genomic region of Alnus glutinosa chromosome 8, dhAlnGlut1.1, whole genome shotgun sequence:
- the LOC133876151 gene encoding uncharacterized protein LOC133876151 has protein sequence MVNTRSEANRASRDDRNAREEGNSNDPQLTRMNEKIEQMAKSIEDLATMNAILQARVPEIHRIVTDPEVQEVHNSHIGERREDERPGGSRVEESGERNNQEEEISVHLSPPQTEAERAVQGMITRLEQRCNVLTAAIERNDKGKASLVSENLLQKTTSPFIEDVANIHLPEKFKIPEIPFYTGLEDPVEHLDNFRAHMDLHRTPEMVACRAFPLTLSGNARNWFRKLPPNSIRHFDDLERMFLTQFMAGRVRRKPSGSLMSLHQGPEESLRNFLLRFNQARLEAETATDDFIYGALFQGIWKDGALMADIARKPPQNLDGFMNKAEK, from the coding sequence ATGGTGAACACTAGATCAGAAGCGAACAGAGCGTCTCGGGATGATAGAAATGCCCGAGAAGAAGGAAACTCAAACGATCCCCAACTCACCCGCATGAACGAGAAAATTGAGCAAATGGCCAAAAGTATTGAGGATTTGGCAACTATGAATGCCATTCTTCAAGCTCGGGTTCCGGAAATCCACCGGATAGTCACAGATCCAGAAGTCCAAGAGGTCCACAATAGTCATATCGGAGAGCGACGGGAGGACGAAAGACCCGGAGGCAGCCGAGTCGAGGAATCCGGAGAAAGAAACAACCAAGAAGAAGAGATTTCCGTGCACCTTTCCCCTCCTCAAACCGAGGCCGAAAGGGCGGTGCAAGGCATGATCACCCGACTAGAACAGAGATGCAATGTTCTGACTGCAGCTATAGAACGGAATGACAAGGGAAAAGCCTCCCTAGTCTCTGAGAATCTTCTACAAAAAACCACATCTCCATTCATCGAGGATGTGGCCAACATTCATCTCCCAGAGAAGTTTAAAATCCCGGAGATTCCGTTTTATACAGGCCTTGAAGATCCTGTGGAGCATCTGGACAATTTCCGCGCCCACATGGACCTTCATCGAACGCCCGAGATGGTAGCTTGTCGAGCTTTCCCTCTGACCCTCTCGGGTAATGCTCGCAACTGGTTCCGGAAGCTTCCACCAAACTCCATCCGTCACTTCGATGACCTCGAGAGGATGTTCCTTACGCAATTCATGGCCGGGAGGGTTAGAAGGAAGCCATCCGGATCATTGATGTCATTACACCAGGGACCCGAGGAGTCTCTCAGAAACTTCTTATTGAGATTCAATCAGGCAAGGCTCGAAGCTGAGACCGCAACCGATGACTTCATATATGGAGCCCTCTTCCAGGGAATATGGAAAGATGGAGCTCTTATGGCTGACATAGCCCGAAAGCCTCCACAGAATCTAGACGGCTTCATGAATAAAGCCGAGAAGTAG